In Thermococcus stetteri, the following proteins share a genomic window:
- a CDS encoding transglutaminase domain-containing protein produces the protein MSGRNLISTSIAVALLVLVSGCLFKPPAQVSFYVDSTSVPPGGTFHIIVTVNNTGKVGLIGATLILNNEEFQILQEPQFPQILKVGQVVQLVWVVLAPQKSGVYPLQASLELKDELKRTWKGFYYQFRIMVTSKNIAGEGIKIKVDSPQEVVGGNEFDVQVRITNNYRDPVTVNNVSFVLLNGIALVESPKLPQAVPPGDSLVLRYRFLAPYAFRSGLISVVVDYQIGMRNAERSHKTDVASFKIVTIWQPWSATPDKLKAAYGQYYSLIHEERLVDGYWELSFNSSSSFDPVSLSKVALPIVNGSVSEYGASSKLMAWLSLRYNLTSNTSTLSPEEMIGKGSLSVPEEQLLMTALLRSINIPSRVVSLFNGSDCTIMPLSEFYTEDGWYIIDVKHGFVGTLDEYLASPYFPRIYQLITRDGYSVVAQVPSKKGTHGHIDITDDFTSNAEPRIMDVLVKRVQPNLRSKLDLVFTGLSPEERIYGLFILSSAPDDESLNNVLGTWSTERIQKTIKAMYDFYKNVPWKEDFRYYWKIFTGEVG, from the coding sequence ATGAGTGGAAGAAACCTTATCTCCACCTCCATCGCAGTGGCTTTACTGGTGCTGGTGTCGGGATGCCTCTTCAAGCCTCCTGCTCAGGTCTCTTTCTACGTTGACAGTACTTCTGTCCCACCTGGCGGCACTTTTCATATAATAGTGACCGTTAACAATACTGGGAAGGTTGGTCTGATTGGAGCCACGCTCATATTAAATAACGAGGAGTTTCAAATTCTTCAGGAGCCTCAATTTCCTCAAATCTTGAAAGTTGGGCAGGTTGTGCAACTGGTATGGGTAGTTCTGGCTCCCCAGAAGTCTGGGGTCTACCCCCTCCAAGCGTCTTTAGAGCTTAAAGATGAGCTAAAAAGGACATGGAAGGGTTTTTATTACCAGTTCAGAATCATGGTGACTTCTAAAAACATTGCTGGAGAAGGCATCAAAATTAAAGTGGACAGCCCACAGGAGGTAGTGGGTGGGAATGAGTTTGACGTTCAGGTTAGGATAACGAACAATTATCGCGATCCTGTAACAGTGAATAACGTTAGTTTCGTTCTTCTCAACGGGATTGCCCTTGTTGAGTCACCTAAGTTGCCTCAAGCTGTTCCTCCTGGAGACAGTCTTGTTTTGAGGTACCGGTTTTTGGCTCCGTACGCATTCAGATCGGGTCTTATATCCGTTGTAGTGGATTACCAGATTGGGATGAGAAATGCTGAGCGCTCCCATAAAACTGATGTGGCTAGTTTTAAGATCGTAACGATATGGCAGCCGTGGTCGGCTACCCCTGACAAATTGAAGGCCGCGTACGGGCAGTACTACTCCCTTATACATGAAGAAAGACTCGTTGATGGATATTGGGAGCTTAGTTTTAATTCAAGCTCATCCTTTGATCCCGTCTCACTATCGAAGGTGGCTCTACCTATTGTTAACGGCTCCGTTTCAGAGTACGGCGCTTCATCCAAACTGATGGCATGGTTGAGCTTAAGATACAACCTAACATCAAACACCTCAACCCTTAGCCCGGAGGAGATGATCGGGAAAGGTTCATTGAGTGTTCCCGAAGAACAGCTCTTAATGACGGCACTTCTCCGTTCGATTAACATCCCCTCCAGGGTTGTCTCCCTCTTTAATGGAAGTGACTGCACGATAATGCCTCTATCGGAGTTTTACACGGAGGATGGGTGGTATATCATAGACGTAAAACATGGTTTTGTGGGGACACTTGATGAGTATCTTGCGAGCCCTTACTTCCCGAGAATTTATCAATTGATAACGAGGGATGGATACAGTGTTGTTGCCCAAGTCCCATCCAAAAAAGGTACCCATGGTCATATTGACATAACTGATGACTTTACTTCAAACGCTGAACCTAGGATTATGGACGTTCTGGTCAAGCGGGTACAGCCCAACCTCCGCTCTAAGCTTGATCTCGTTTTCACTGGGTTGAGCCCTGAAGAGAGGATATACGGCCTCTTCATACTATCATCGGCGCCAGACGACGAGAGCCTGAACAATGTTTTAGGCACATGGAGCACTGAGAGGATTCAGAAAACCATAAAAGCAATGTACGATTTTTACAAAAACGTCCCCTGGAAAGAGGATTTCAGGTACTACTGGAAAATATTCACCGGTGAAGTGGGATGA
- a CDS encoding SAM hydrolase/SAM-dependent halogenase family protein gives MITLTTDFGLKGPYVGEMKVAIHRVHPDPKIVDVTHSITRHSIIEGSFVMEQVVKYSPKGTVHVGVIDPGVGTSRRAVIIEGEQWLVVPDNGLATLPLKHIKARKAWEIDVERLRRFTGWEVSSTFHGRDVFGPAGALIDKGISPEEFATEIPLESLIKFDIEPRKKGDSWILKVIYVDDFGNVILNLEHYRRPDEVELPDFGLKIPYLDTYGQIKPGELLALPGSHGYLEIAVNQGSAAGRLGLKVGDEVRVRLVQKS, from the coding sequence ATGATAACGCTGACAACTGATTTTGGCCTTAAGGGGCCATACGTTGGCGAAATGAAAGTTGCAATACATAGAGTACATCCCGATCCAAAGATAGTAGACGTAACTCACTCGATAACACGCCACTCAATCATCGAGGGCTCCTTCGTCATGGAGCAGGTTGTTAAGTACTCACCTAAGGGCACAGTCCACGTCGGAGTTATAGATCCTGGAGTTGGAACTTCAAGGCGAGCAGTGATAATCGAAGGTGAGCAGTGGCTCGTCGTTCCCGACAACGGATTAGCTACGCTTCCACTAAAGCACATCAAAGCTAGGAAGGCCTGGGAAATAGACGTTGAGAGGCTCAGACGCTTCACAGGCTGGGAGGTGAGCTCAACATTCCACGGCAGGGACGTCTTCGGGCCGGCCGGCGCACTCATTGACAAGGGAATCTCGCCGGAGGAGTTTGCAACCGAGATTCCACTGGAGAGCCTTATTAAATTCGACATCGAACCAAGGAAGAAGGGCGATAGCTGGATTCTCAAGGTCATCTACGTTGATGACTTTGGCAACGTTATCCTTAACCTTGAGCACTACAGAAGGCCGGACGAGGTTGAGCTTCCTGACTTCGGCTTGAAAATCCCGTATCTCGATACATACGGGCAGATTAAGCCCGGTGAACTCCTCGCCCTGCCTGGAAGCCACGGTTACCTTGAGATAGCGGTCAATCAGGGTTCAGCCGCCGGGAGGCTCGGCCTCAAGGTTGGGGATGAGGTGAGGGTGAGGCTCGTTCAAAAATCTTGA
- a CDS encoding nicotinamide-nucleotide adenylyltransferase, giving the protein MPKPKRGLFVGRFQPVHNGHIKALEFVFSQVDEVIIGVGSAQASHTLKNPFTTSERMEMLIRALEEAGLTDKRYYLVPLPDINFNAIWATYVVSMVPRFDVVFTGNSLVAQLFREKGYEVIVQPMFRKDILSATEIRRRMIEGEPWEELVPKSVAEFIREIKGVERIKMLATNLESSEKELQAPIRIPEF; this is encoded by the coding sequence ATGCCAAAACCAAAAAGAGGTCTCTTCGTCGGTCGCTTTCAGCCCGTCCACAACGGGCATATAAAGGCACTGGAATTCGTTTTTTCGCAGGTCGATGAAGTGATAATCGGAGTTGGGAGTGCTCAGGCAAGCCATACGCTCAAAAACCCGTTCACGACGAGCGAAAGGATGGAGATGCTGATAAGGGCTCTTGAAGAGGCAGGTTTGACGGATAAGAGGTACTATCTCGTCCCGCTTCCTGACATAAACTTCAACGCCATCTGGGCGACCTACGTGGTGAGCATGGTGCCGAGGTTTGACGTCGTCTTTACAGGGAATTCTCTCGTCGCCCAGCTCTTCAGAGAAAAGGGCTACGAGGTCATCGTCCAGCCGATGTTCAGGAAGGACATCCTCTCAGCGACCGAGATAAGGAGGCGGATGATTGAAGGGGAGCCCTGGGAGGAGCTGGTTCCCAAGAGCGTCGCCGAGTTCATAAGGGAGATCAAGGGAGTCGAGAGGATCAAGATGCTTGCGACGAACCTAGAAAGCTCGGAGAAGGAGCTTCAGGCGCCGATAAGGATTCCAGAATTTTAA
- the cas4 gene encoding CRISPR-associated protein Cas4, with the protein MSGNGENDGLIEFYASEALTCPRRIYFRLKGYPPKWPEFVRVRLNQGTNTHQILGQILQELFGVELEKHLVLRSSKLGFEIHGRIDAFKEFPIEIKGKTSLPKVPYDYHLAQLNVYLRWSEAEYGYLYYIKLHEEPMKIINKLDISSFPVIKGPNFRVFEVPYDKSLFKETLRHFYRVKKAYENDRLPEGWKSYACRFCPYRYICYPDRDWEDSE; encoded by the coding sequence ATGAGCGGCAACGGAGAGAACGACGGTCTCATTGAGTTCTACGCCAGCGAGGCCCTTACATGCCCGAGAAGGATATACTTCAGGCTCAAGGGATATCCCCCCAAGTGGCCGGAGTTCGTGAGGGTCAGGCTCAACCAGGGGACCAACACCCACCAGATACTCGGACAGATACTGCAAGAGCTCTTTGGCGTTGAACTTGAAAAACACCTTGTCCTGCGCTCCAGCAAGCTCGGCTTCGAGATACACGGGCGGATAGATGCGTTCAAAGAGTTCCCCATCGAGATAAAGGGAAAAACAAGCCTTCCCAAGGTGCCCTACGACTACCACCTGGCCCAGCTCAACGTCTACCTCCGGTGGTCAGAGGCTGAGTACGGCTACCTCTATTACATAAAGCTTCACGAGGAGCCGATGAAAATCATCAACAAGCTGGACATCTCGTCTTTTCCCGTGATAAAAGGCCCCAACTTCAGGGTTTTTGAGGTGCCCTACGACAAATCCCTGTTCAAGGAGACACTACGCCACTTCTACAGGGTCAAAAAGGCCTACGAAAACGACCGTCTTCCCGAGGGTTGGAAGAGCTACGCCTGCAGGTTCTGCCCATACAGGTACATCTGTTATCCGGATAGGGACTGGGAGGACTCGGAATGA
- the taw2 gene encoding tRNA(Phe) (4-demethylwyosine(37)-C(7)) aminocarboxypropyltransferase Taw2, with product MKTQVIKPRIREILSRELPPELVPLLPKHWVQIGDVLILPLRSELEPYKERIAEVYAQVIGAKAVLRKGHIHGETRKPDYELLYGNDTVTVHVENGVKYKLDAARVMFSPANVKERVRMAEVAKPGELVVDMFAGIGHLSLPMAVHKGARVIAIEKDPYTFRFLVENIWLNGVQDLMTPHNMDNRDFPAENIADRILMGYVVTTHEFIPKALSIAKDEAIIHYHNTVPEKLRPEEPFATFKRIAREHGYEAEKLKELVIKRYAPGVWHVVVDIRVYKR from the coding sequence ATGAAGACACAAGTCATCAAGCCCAGGATACGTGAAATACTCTCAAGGGAGCTTCCTCCGGAACTCGTTCCGCTACTCCCCAAGCACTGGGTTCAGATAGGGGACGTTCTGATTCTTCCCCTCAGGTCCGAGCTTGAGCCTTACAAGGAGAGGATAGCTGAGGTCTATGCTCAAGTTATCGGGGCAAAGGCTGTTCTGAGGAAAGGGCACATTCACGGCGAGACCAGGAAGCCCGACTACGAGCTCTTGTATGGAAACGACACGGTAACGGTTCACGTCGAGAACGGCGTCAAGTACAAGCTGGACGCTGCGAGGGTAATGTTCTCCCCGGCCAACGTGAAGGAAAGGGTTAGGATGGCGGAGGTAGCCAAGCCTGGCGAGCTTGTGGTTGATATGTTCGCCGGCATCGGGCACCTAAGCCTGCCGATGGCCGTCCACAAGGGTGCGAGGGTTATTGCCATTGAGAAGGACCCCTACACCTTCCGCTTTTTGGTTGAAAACATCTGGCTCAACGGCGTCCAGGACTTGATGACGCCCCACAACATGGACAACCGCGACTTTCCGGCTGAAAACATCGCCGACAGGATTCTCATGGGCTACGTTGTCACGACCCACGAGTTCATCCCAAAGGCTTTAAGCATAGCGAAGGACGAGGCGATAATCCACTACCACAACACGGTTCCAGAGAAGCTAAGGCCTGAGGAGCCTTTTGCAACCTTCAAGAGGATCGCAAGAGAGCACGGCTACGAGGCTGAGAAGCTGAAGGAGCTGGTGATAAAGCGCTACGCTCCCGGAGTCTGGCACGTTGTGGTCGATATCAGGGTTTACAAGAGGTAG
- a CDS encoding aldehyde ferredoxin oxidoreductase family protein: protein MEAKGGYWGRILRVNLTTKEVKVEPLPEEFPRKYLGGVGFGTRVLYDEVPKGADPLGPENKMIITPGLFVDTGIGTGSKTAFNFKSPLTGGYGRSMAGAELGVQLKRAGYDMLIIEGQSEEPVLLVINDDEVKIVPADAYWGLTTGEARSKAKEEYPGYATAFIGPAGERLSLISIIETDERQAARGGPGAVLGSKKLKGILVKGSKKIPIADPEKLRELIKKWAFIFKDHPATKADMGYGSGEFLDWMNRERGTFPTRNWQMGFFKKAYEKAKEEGREHIGIDPYFWAPKYRVGRKPCPLCNKPCSQYVKVESKKWGTFMVDGPEYETLYSFGGVLEIDDFETVAYLNYLADQYGLDTISAGVTIAWAMEAYERGLLTKEEADGIELTFGNGEAAVEALRKMAYREGNLGKLLADGVKRASERLGKGSEKFAMHVKGMEPPAYDVRGIKGMALAFAVNVRGADHLTSGAYGTELVGRWWKFDGVDRTRGENKGFEIAFHENLMAVYDATGTCKFSRHMYFLEGFPPLVEAITGMNIGEAELMVIGERIMNIARAFNVREGFSRKDDTLPYRIMWEPIPEGVSKGMHVPPWELDRMLDEYYQARGWSRDGIPTKAKLIALDLPDIAEDIGAGI, encoded by the coding sequence ATGGAGGCAAAAGGTGGATACTGGGGCAGGATTCTGAGGGTTAACCTGACTACCAAGGAAGTTAAGGTCGAGCCCCTTCCCGAGGAGTTCCCGAGGAAGTACCTCGGTGGCGTCGGTTTTGGAACGAGGGTTCTCTACGATGAGGTTCCGAAGGGTGCCGACCCGCTCGGGCCCGAGAACAAGATGATAATAACCCCCGGTCTCTTCGTTGACACCGGTATAGGGACGGGCTCAAAGACGGCCTTCAACTTCAAGAGCCCGCTGACTGGAGGCTACGGCAGGTCAATGGCCGGTGCCGAGCTCGGCGTCCAGCTCAAGAGGGCCGGCTACGACATGCTCATAATCGAAGGCCAGAGCGAAGAGCCTGTTCTCCTCGTTATCAACGATGACGAGGTAAAGATAGTCCCAGCCGACGCCTACTGGGGCCTTACCACCGGCGAGGCAAGGAGCAAGGCCAAGGAGGAGTACCCAGGCTACGCAACCGCTTTCATCGGCCCTGCCGGTGAGAGGCTCAGCCTCATCTCGATAATAGAGACCGACGAGAGGCAGGCAGCCAGGGGTGGCCCCGGTGCAGTCCTCGGAAGCAAGAAGCTCAAGGGAATCCTCGTCAAGGGCAGCAAGAAGATCCCGATAGCCGACCCCGAGAAGCTCCGCGAGCTGATAAAGAAGTGGGCGTTCATCTTCAAGGACCACCCGGCTACGAAGGCCGACATGGGGTACGGAAGCGGTGAGTTCCTCGACTGGATGAACCGCGAGAGGGGAACCTTCCCGACCAGAAACTGGCAGATGGGCTTCTTCAAGAAGGCCTACGAGAAGGCCAAGGAGGAGGGAAGGGAGCACATCGGCATAGACCCCTACTTCTGGGCTCCCAAGTACCGCGTCGGCAGGAAGCCGTGCCCGCTCTGTAACAAGCCGTGCAGCCAGTACGTGAAGGTCGAGAGCAAGAAGTGGGGCACCTTCATGGTCGACGGCCCGGAGTACGAGACCCTCTACTCCTTCGGTGGAGTCCTTGAGATAGACGACTTCGAGACCGTTGCCTACCTCAACTACCTCGCCGACCAGTACGGTCTCGACACGATTTCAGCGGGTGTTACCATCGCCTGGGCCATGGAGGCTTACGAGCGCGGTCTCCTCACCAAGGAAGAGGCCGACGGCATAGAGCTCACCTTCGGCAACGGAGAGGCAGCGGTCGAGGCCCTCAGGAAGATGGCCTACCGCGAGGGCAACCTCGGAAAGCTCCTCGCCGACGGTGTCAAGAGGGCCAGCGAGAGGCTCGGAAAGGGCAGCGAGAAGTTCGCCATGCACGTCAAGGGCATGGAGCCGCCTGCCTACGACGTCCGCGGTATAAAGGGAATGGCGCTCGCCTTCGCCGTGAACGTCCGCGGTGCCGACCACCTCACCAGCGGCGCCTACGGAACCGAGCTCGTCGGCAGGTGGTGGAAGTTCGACGGCGTTGACAGGACCAGGGGCGAGAACAAGGGATTCGAAATAGCGTTCCACGAGAACCTCATGGCGGTCTACGACGCCACCGGAACGTGCAAGTTCTCAAGGCACATGTACTTCCTCGAGGGCTTCCCGCCGCTCGTCGAGGCCATCACCGGCATGAACATTGGCGAGGCCGAGCTGATGGTCATCGGCGAGAGGATAATGAACATCGCTAGGGCCTTTAACGTCCGCGAGGGCTTCAGCAGGAAGGACGACACGCTCCCGTACAGAATCATGTGGGAACCGATTCCGGAGGGCGTCAGCAAGGGTATGCATGTACCGCCGTGGGAGCTCGACAGGATGCTCGACGAGTACTACCAGGCCCGCGGCTGGAGCAGGGACGGAATCCCGACCAAGGCCAAGCTCATTGCCCTCGACCTTCCGGACATCGCGGAGGACATCGGGGCTGGAATTTAA
- a CDS encoding DEAD/DEAH box helicase: protein MSFRELGLSSASIEAVEGKGFSTPTDIQREVIPLLLSAESDIVGQSKTGSGKTAAFGLPILDSIEESVKEVQALILTPTRELAIQVTEELRSLRGKRRIYVYSVYGGQPIGPQIRALERGVHIVVGTPGRVLDHINRGTLNLDGLRFFVLDEADRMLDMGFQEDIEAIFRATPKEKRVLMFSATMPMDVLLLAKKYMRNPEVVIVSRDELVPGEVEQEYIEAVPHRRFQILTKIISGDFYGIVFCQTKAETRELSSRLRAEGFRAEALNGDMSQPARERTFNRFKERKTKILVATDVAARGLDVPEITHVINYSIPMNPEQYIHRIGRTGRMGKKGKAITFIAPGELRRFRYITKQAGVEVRKSELSEGIPREYRERLRQEELESEYRGRWGSMRPHQRRRRY from the coding sequence ATGAGTTTTAGAGAACTTGGTCTATCCAGTGCTTCAATCGAAGCAGTTGAAGGAAAGGGTTTTTCAACCCCAACAGACATCCAGAGGGAGGTCATACCCCTTCTGCTCTCCGCCGAGAGCGACATCGTTGGCCAGTCAAAGACCGGAAGCGGGAAAACGGCAGCTTTTGGACTTCCGATTCTTGATTCAATAGAGGAGTCTGTAAAGGAAGTTCAGGCATTAATACTAACTCCCACAAGGGAGCTTGCCATACAGGTCACCGAAGAGCTCAGGTCACTTAGAGGTAAGAGGCGGATTTATGTTTACTCCGTTTACGGCGGACAGCCGATCGGACCTCAAATAAGAGCACTCGAAAGAGGTGTTCATATAGTAGTTGGAACTCCCGGAAGAGTTCTCGATCACATAAACAGGGGTACTCTAAACCTCGACGGCCTTAGATTTTTCGTTCTCGATGAGGCTGACAGGATGCTCGACATGGGCTTCCAGGAGGACATCGAGGCAATCTTTAGGGCAACCCCTAAGGAGAAGAGGGTCCTGATGTTCTCAGCTACGATGCCGATGGACGTTCTCCTGCTGGCGAAGAAGTACATGAGGAACCCAGAGGTTGTTATCGTCAGTAGGGACGAGCTTGTCCCTGGAGAAGTTGAGCAGGAGTACATCGAAGCAGTTCCCCACAGGAGGTTTCAAATCCTCACGAAGATAATCTCGGGGGACTTCTATGGAATAGTGTTCTGCCAGACAAAGGCTGAGACAAGGGAGCTCTCCAGCAGACTAAGGGCAGAGGGCTTCAGGGCAGAGGCCCTCAACGGCGATATGAGCCAGCCGGCGAGGGAGAGAACCTTCAACCGCTTCAAGGAACGAAAGACTAAGATACTAGTGGCAACCGATGTGGCGGCTAGAGGACTTGACGTTCCAGAGATAACCCACGTCATCAACTATTCAATTCCAATGAATCCAGAGCAGTACATCCACAGGATTGGAAGGACAGGGAGAATGGGTAAGAAAGGAAAGGCCATAACTTTCATCGCCCCCGGAGAACTGAGGCGCTTCAGGTACATCACAAAGCAGGCCGGCGTCGAGGTGAGGAAATCCGAACTCAGCGAGGGCATTCCCAGGGAGTACCGCGAGAGACTGAGACAAGAAGAACTGGAGAGCGAATACAGGGGAAGGTGGGGTTCGATGAGGCCCCATCAGAGGAGAAGGCGCTACTGA